The genomic region GCAGTGTCGTTGGCTGCGGCGTTGCTGGGTGTTAAGGCCACGGTATTTATGACGAGGAACTCCTACTTCAATAAGACCCAGAGGGTTCTCTTCATGAGGACCTACGGCGCGGAGGTTTACCCAAGCCCCAGTGAGTTGACGAAGTATGGTAGGGAGGCATTAAGGGTTAGGCCTGATCACCCAGGCAGCCTGGGCCTGGCCATCACTGAGGCTATTGAATTCACGTTAATGGGTGAGGGTAGGAAGTACATACCGGGTAGCGTGTTGGGCTTCGTAATACTTCATCAAACGGTGATTGGACAGGAGGTGCTACAGCAGATGCCCGAGGAGCCGGACCTGGTAATTGGGTGTGTTGGTGGTGGTAGTAACTTTAGTGGTTTCTCATTCCCAATGATCGGGGCTAAGCTTAGGGGTGAGGGGTTTGAGAAGACTAGGTTCCTAGCCGTGGAGTCAAAGGCAGCGCCTAAACTAACCAGTGGTAGGTACATGTATGACTTCCCCGACACAGGCGGGCTACTGCCGATGGTTAAGATGCTCACCCTAGGCCACGACTACGTACCACCGCCAACACATGCAGCAGGGCTCAGGTACCACGGGGCAGCGCCGGCACTATCGTTATTAGTTAGGGAGGGCATTGTTGAGGCCAGGGCTTATGGGCAGGAGGAGGTCATGGAGGCGGCTAGGCTATTTGCCAGGACTGAAGGTATAATACCAGCTCCAGAGTCTGCCCATGCAATAAGGGCTGTGATTGACGAGGCTAAGAGGATGCCCAAGGGCTCAGTCATATTCTTTAATCTATCGGGACACGGCCTCCTCGACGTTGATGCATATAGTAATGTGAGGTGATGACGATGAAGGAGATACTCGAGAAAATAGCCAGGGGATTAGCCCTGAGCGTGGATGAGGCGTACGAGGTCGCCAAGGGCATGTTGACGAGTATTGATGAAGCGTTATCAGCGGCAGTACTAATGGGCCTGAGGGTAAGGGGTGAGGCGTCCAGCGAGATTGCCGGCTTTGCGAAGGCTCTCAGGGACTTCTGCGTCAAGATACCAATAGATGATAGGGGTAAGTACGTGGATACCGCCGGCACGGGAGGTGATGGGTTCGGAACACTCAATGTGTCCACGGCGGCAGCGTTGGTGGCTGCTTACCTGGGAGCTCGCGTGATTAAGCACGGCAATAGGAGCGTTTCATCAACCTCGGGTAGTGCGGACTTCCTTGAGGCGTTAGGCTTCAACATAAACCTACCACCCAATAAGGCGGCTGAGATGGCGATTAAGTACCGCTTCACCTTCGCCTTTGCCCCAGCCTATCACCCAGCAATGAAGAACGTGATGCCCGTAAGGAAGAAATTGGGCATTAGGACAATATTCAACCTAATAGGGCCGCTGGCAAACCCAGCCCTACTCACTAGGCAGTTGATCGGTGTTGCGGATAGTTCATTAATGGATAGAATGGCTGAGGCAGCGTTAATGCTTGGTTATGAGCATGCCGTGCTCGTGCATGGCGAGCCCGGTATTGATGAGGTTTCGGTCTTTGGTAAGACCATGGTTATTGAGGTCAGGGGTAATAATGTGGATAAGTACTTCATTGAGCCCAGGGACCTGGGGCTAGGTACTCATAGGATTGATGAGGTTAGGGTTTCAAGCCCATTGAGCAGTATTGAGAAGGTTAAGCGAGCTATATCTGGTGAGGATGAGGCGGCTAGGGACTTCATAATTGCCAATGCCGCATTTACACTATACGTCGCGGGCATGGTTAGGGATCCAAGGGACGGTGTTGAGTACGTAAGGTCACACCTAGACAATGGCTTTTGGGACTACGTGAATGAGCTCGCCAGGGTGAGTAGGTCATGACGCTACTTAAGATTTGTGGGGTTACGAACGTTAGGGATGCCGTAATGGTTAGTGGTTATGCCGACTACGTCGGCGTAATAGTGCACTCCAGGGTACCAACACCGAGGCTTGTCAACGGCGAGACAGCTAGGGAAATGATAAGATCAGTCAGGGGGGTCAGGGTTGTCGGTGTCGTGGAGGGGCTTGAGTTAATTGATGCCGCTAAATTAGTCAGCGACCTCGGGTTTGATGTCCTTCAGTATCATGGTGACTTTGAACCGAGTGGTGAGGTTATGGACTTGTTCAATGATCTTGGGATTAAGCTGGCGCCGGTATTGACGTACGTAGGTGATAAATCAATAATTGATAGGGCTGCCAAGCTTTCATTGATTAATTATGTGGAGTACGTACTTATTGACGCGCCAAAAACGAACTTCACTAAGTATGAGCATGGCCTTAAATTGCCGTTGGACGTGATCAGGGAGGCCAGCGCCATACCTAGGGTTGGTGTTGCCGGCGGTATAAATCCAGGTAACGTGTCGCTGGTGATGAGGTATAGGCCATTCCTAATCGATGTTAGCTCTGGGGTTGAGAAAAGCCCTGGAATTAAGGATGAGGAGTTGGTGAGGAGAGTCGCGGAGGTGGTTAGGGGTGTCCGTTAGGAAGATACCCATTCAGTACCTGCCAAAGCCCAGGGAACTCACCAATTACCTGCTTAAGTCTGGTGAGGACTTCGTGACGTTACTCGAGAGTGGGCCAGGCTTTCCAGAGAGGTCTAGGTACACGATCGTTGCGTGGGGGGTTACCGAGCACCTAGTGGTTGATTGGGATGGTGATCTATATGGTGAATTGAAGGGATTAGTTAGTAAACTTGGTAGGTTTGAGAGTGGTGATATAGCCCTTGGCTACCTGTCCTACGAGGCCGTGGCCTACATGGAGCCATACTTAAGGAGCTACCTAAGGAAGCCGCAGTGGCCGGTTGCAGAGTTTGTAATACCGAGTAACGTGGTCATTTACGACAACCTACTGGGCAGGGGCTATGTTAAGGGCGAACTACCCAGTAATGCCTCAGTGGATTTAGACGATTTTGAGGTGGTTAGTAAGGTTGGTGGTACTAGGAAGGAGGACTTCATTAGGTGGGTTGAGTCGTCACTTGAGGATATTAGGAATGGTGAGATTTTCCAAATAGTCCTTTCCAGGTATGAGGACTACTCAGTGAGGGGTGACGTGATGAACCTATACATGAGACTCGCAGACCTAAACCCATCGCCATACATGTACATAACCAAGTTCGGGGATAAGTACATAGTTGGTACGAGCCCTGAGTTACTGGTTAAGGTTGACGGTGATAGGGTGGAGACGCACCCAATAGCCGGGACTAGGCCGAGGGGTAAGGACCCAATTGATGATCTAAGACTTGAGGAGGAATTGATCAATAGTATTAAGGATAAGGCGGAGCACGTGATGCTCGTCGACCTCGCCAGAAACGACATCGGCAGGGTGTGTAGGTTCGGCACGGTTAGAGTTAAGGAATTATACGCCATCGAGAAGTACCAAAGCGTTCAACACCTAGTCTCCAGGGTTGAGGGTGTCCTGGAGCGCGGTAATGACATTGTCGATGCCCTATTCGCAACGTTCCCCGCAGGTACGGTTAGTGGAGCGCCCAAGCCAAGGGCTATGGAGTTAATCGCGAAGTACGAGGGCACGGCCAGGGGGCCCTATGCAGGGGCCATTGGTTTGATGCATGGTAGTGGTGGTGAATTCGCGATAATAATAAGGACTTTATTCCTAATGGGTGGCGTGGCCCGGATACAGGCAGGGGCTGGCATAGTCTATGACTCAGTACCCGAACTTGAGTTCCAGGAGACAGAGCATAAGCTAGGTAGTTTGAAGACTGCCATGGGGGTGGTATGATGGAACTAGTAGTAATCATAGACAATTACGACTCCTTCACATACAACATAGCCCAGTACGTGGGTGAGCTTGGGGCTAAGCCGCTGGTCTTTAGGAATGATGAGGTCACCGTTAAGGTAATCGAGAGGCTTAGGCCCAATGGCATAATCATATCACCAGGCCCTGGCAGCCCACTTAATCCCAGGGACATAGGCATATCCAGGGATGTGATCCAGCGCTTCAAGGGTAGGGTACCCATACTGGGTATTTGCCTTGGTCATCAAGTAATTGGCGTTACCTTTGGGGCCAGGATTAGGAGGGCCAGGACGATAAAGCACGGTAAAACCAGTATGATTAGGTTGATGAGGCCATCACCGATATTCCAAGGTCTCCCCGATAGGATTGAGGGCATGAGGTACCACAGCCTCGTAATAGATGATATACCCAGTGAATTAATTGTCACGGCCATTTCCGAGGATGACAATGAGGTCATGGCAGTACAGCACAGGGATTACCCGATATTTGGTGTTCAATTCCACCCAGAAAGCGTCGGCACACCAATGGGTAAGGAGATACTGAAGAACTTCCTCTCCCTGGGCTAATTAAATTCGTTAATTGTGCAAAACACCATTTGGCAATAGTCGATTTTTGAAATTATAGTAATTATTTACTCTTATCAAATTATTTAAGTAATCAAGGCATGGCTACACCGTGGCGGATTATAAATTCATAGTTTGGCTTAATGAGGAGGTTAAGGACCCATCAATACTTGGCGGTAAGGGCGCCAACCTAAACAAATTAATGTTAATGGGTGTACCCGTACCACCGGGCTTCGTAATAACCACGGAGGCGTTTAACTACTTCATGTCGGTAAATGGGCTTAGGGATAGGGTACTCAACATAATTAATGAGGTTGTTAAGGAGGGAAGGCCTGAGGAGTATGAGGAGGCTGAGAGGAGGATTAAGGGGTTGATACTCAATACGGAGATCCCCAGGGACCTTCATGAGGAGATAACTAGGGCGTACATGGAATTAAGCAAGTCCTTCAATACCGACGCGTTGGCCGTGGCCGTAAGGTCAAGCGCCAGCGCTGAGGATCTGAGGACGTCAAGTTTTGCTGGTCAGCAGGACA from Vulcanisaeta distributa DSM 14429 harbors:
- a CDS encoding TrpB-like pyridoxal phosphate-dependent enzyme, with translation MMIPHYWYNINVDLPKPLPPPIDPYEADSRIALLMRILPSELIDQEFTPLRYVPIPDEVRELYERMGRPTPFRRAYGLERALGNGVRIYYKFEGALPTGSHKLNTAIPQVYYALKDGAREVVTETGAGQWGLAVSLAAALLGVKATVFMTRNSYFNKTQRVLFMRTYGAEVYPSPSELTKYGREALRVRPDHPGSLGLAITEAIEFTLMGEGRKYIPGSVLGFVILHQTVIGQEVLQQMPEEPDLVIGCVGGGSNFSGFSFPMIGAKLRGEGFEKTRFLAVESKAAPKLTSGRYMYDFPDTGGLLPMVKMLTLGHDYVPPPTHAAGLRYHGAAPALSLLVREGIVEARAYGQEEVMEAARLFARTEGIIPAPESAHAIRAVIDEAKRMPKGSVIFFNLSGHGLLDVDAYSNVR
- the trpD gene encoding anthranilate phosphoribosyltransferase, whose product is MTMKEILEKIARGLALSVDEAYEVAKGMLTSIDEALSAAVLMGLRVRGEASSEIAGFAKALRDFCVKIPIDDRGKYVDTAGTGGDGFGTLNVSTAAALVAAYLGARVIKHGNRSVSSTSGSADFLEALGFNINLPPNKAAEMAIKYRFTFAFAPAYHPAMKNVMPVRKKLGIRTIFNLIGPLANPALLTRQLIGVADSSLMDRMAEAALMLGYEHAVLVHGEPGIDEVSVFGKTMVIEVRGNNVDKYFIEPRDLGLGTHRIDEVRVSSPLSSIEKVKRAISGEDEAARDFIIANAAFTLYVAGMVRDPRDGVEYVRSHLDNGFWDYVNELARVSRS
- a CDS encoding phosphoribosylanthranilate isomerase; protein product: MTLLKICGVTNVRDAVMVSGYADYVGVIVHSRVPTPRLVNGETAREMIRSVRGVRVVGVVEGLELIDAAKLVSDLGFDVLQYHGDFEPSGEVMDLFNDLGIKLAPVLTYVGDKSIIDRAAKLSLINYVEYVLIDAPKTNFTKYEHGLKLPLDVIREASAIPRVGVAGGINPGNVSLVMRYRPFLIDVSSGVEKSPGIKDEELVRRVAEVVRGVR
- a CDS encoding anthranilate synthase component I, yielding MSVRKIPIQYLPKPRELTNYLLKSGEDFVTLLESGPGFPERSRYTIVAWGVTEHLVVDWDGDLYGELKGLVSKLGRFESGDIALGYLSYEAVAYMEPYLRSYLRKPQWPVAEFVIPSNVVIYDNLLGRGYVKGELPSNASVDLDDFEVVSKVGGTRKEDFIRWVESSLEDIRNGEIFQIVLSRYEDYSVRGDVMNLYMRLADLNPSPYMYITKFGDKYIVGTSPELLVKVDGDRVETHPIAGTRPRGKDPIDDLRLEEELINSIKDKAEHVMLVDLARNDIGRVCRFGTVRVKELYAIEKYQSVQHLVSRVEGVLERGNDIVDALFATFPAGTVSGAPKPRAMELIAKYEGTARGPYAGAIGLMHGSGGEFAIIIRTLFLMGGVARIQAGAGIVYDSVPELEFQETEHKLGSLKTAMGVV
- a CDS encoding anthranilate synthase component II: MELVVIIDNYDSFTYNIAQYVGELGAKPLVFRNDEVTVKVIERLRPNGIIISPGPGSPLNPRDIGISRDVIQRFKGRVPILGICLGHQVIGVTFGARIRRARTIKHGKTSMIRLMRPSPIFQGLPDRIEGMRYHSLVIDDIPSELIVTAISEDDNEVMAVQHRDYPIFGVQFHPESVGTPMGKEILKNFLSLG